The Pseudanabaena galeata CCNP1313 genome includes a region encoding these proteins:
- a CDS encoding MFS transporter, translating into MAIAPPSDQASSQVRWLQVWGLASVQGAMSLTWIAYGIYLPKFIEQVFGYPTSQAQQLTALILVIESAIGVIVEPLFGGLSDRWQRWYSTRMPFIVAAAIASTALFIGLPCLVIFGGSSEITRVLLISIAILWAIVMATFRSPVMCLLGIFAGATKLPLAGSVLTLVGGFVGSIRPLATKFIVGLGAPVTFTIASIVLLASVASLRSAMIYIPKNLNPELEKNEPLPIRECWSNLAIVLLVGAAIGLGIRLLMGCVLPRTIRADITGFTGLSFEVLMGAAFIGQGLVALLTGRISKLIDNKRFMIVSLGGIAAGLAFLSFGYGAIAAIISILLMLTCLSAVNNGMIAFALTMVPKSLSGLTVGTFFGGLSGAIAIFGYLVPKPAEDMLSTANVIVLTAIAFLIAGVGIALGERITGKVITD; encoded by the coding sequence ATGGCGATCGCCCCACCATCAGATCAAGCATCAAGTCAAGTGCGTTGGCTCCAAGTATGGGGTTTAGCCTCAGTTCAGGGAGCCATGTCTTTAACTTGGATTGCCTACGGTATTTATTTGCCAAAGTTTATCGAGCAGGTTTTTGGCTATCCCACCAGTCAAGCACAACAATTAACAGCACTGATACTGGTCATCGAAAGCGCGATCGGCGTAATCGTTGAGCCATTATTTGGTGGTCTGTCCGATCGCTGGCAGCGTTGGTATAGCACCCGAATGCCTTTCATTGTTGCCGCAGCGATCGCTTCAACAGCTTTATTTATCGGATTACCCTGCCTTGTGATCTTTGGGGGATCAAGTGAAATTACGCGCGTACTTTTGATCAGCATAGCGATTCTCTGGGCGATCGTCATGGCGACTTTTCGCAGTCCAGTTATGTGTCTGCTGGGAATCTTTGCGGGGGCAACCAAATTACCGCTTGCAGGCAGTGTGTTAACCCTAGTCGGTGGTTTTGTTGGTTCGATCAGACCCTTAGCGACGAAATTTATTGTAGGGCTGGGCGCACCCGTGACTTTTACGATCGCCTCGATTGTGTTACTTGCCAGTGTGGCAAGCTTGCGAAGTGCGATGATCTACATTCCCAAAAATCTCAATCCCGAATTAGAAAAAAACGAACCACTACCCATTCGAGAATGCTGGAGCAACTTAGCAATCGTCTTGCTGGTTGGAGCAGCGATCGGTTTAGGCATCCGCTTACTGATGGGGTGTGTGTTACCACGCACGATCAGAGCTGATATTACAGGGTTTACGGGTTTATCTTTTGAGGTGTTAATGGGGGCGGCATTTATTGGTCAAGGTTTAGTAGCTCTATTGACAGGTAGAATCTCGAAGCTAATTGATAACAAGCGCTTCATGATCGTTAGCTTGGGTGGAATTGCCGCAGGTTTAGCATTTCTATCATTTGGCTATGGCGCGATCGCCGCCATTATCAGCATTCTATTGATGCTCACCTGCCTCAGTGCCGTGAACAATGGCATGATTGCTTTTGCCCTCACAATGGTTCCTAAATCTCTGAGTGGTTTGACCGTTGGCACATTTTTTGGAGGTCTATCGGGGGCGATCGCAATTTTTGGTTATCTAGTTCCTAAACCTGCGGAGGACATGCTCTCAACAGCCAATGTGATCGTGTTAACCGCGATCGCTTTTCTAATTGCAGGTGTCGGCATTGCCTTAGGAGAGCGCATTACTGGCAAAGTCATTACTGACTAG
- a CDS encoding NAD(P)/FAD-dependent oxidoreductase, whose amino-acid sequence MISVTLIHRETPSRQDMNYDAIAIGAGLSGCSAAIQLAKLGYRVLLLEQSHYPMHKLCGEFLSVEVTESFEHLGIMEQVRKVGAQPIHRAYLTTSGGASFRSKLPSTAMGLSRYQLDLMLFQRAQAVNVTCIDNTKVTGVTGNLAEGFTVNTTKGEFSGRLVLGAFGKRSSLDRTLNRAFIQKRSPWVAYKGHFTGVDIADVIELHSFPNGYCGLSQIETGEINVCWIAHERVMKEPTHPELDIPESLAKNPVLADRFHNMQRVSPSLQGLSQISFALKENFYNDICMIGDTAGMITPLCGDGMAMALRSAEIAVPLVSQFLEHQITAIAFKQQYAIAWRKEFQTRLQLGRIMHNCFVQPPLANVGVSLCQIAPALGNWIIGATRGKPNPLVSNDFASNALS is encoded by the coding sequence TTGATCTCTGTAACATTAATACATAGAGAAACTCCGTCAAGGCAAGATATGAATTACGATGCGATCGCGATCGGTGCAGGACTATCGGGCTGTAGTGCCGCTATCCAACTAGCAAAGCTGGGCTATCGCGTCCTACTGCTAGAGCAGAGCCACTATCCGATGCATAAACTTTGTGGCGAGTTTCTTTCCGTTGAAGTAACTGAATCCTTTGAGCATCTAGGCATAATGGAACAGGTTCGCAAAGTTGGTGCTCAACCGATTCATCGGGCTTACTTGACTACCTCTGGTGGTGCATCATTTCGGAGCAAGCTTCCAAGTACTGCTATGGGCTTGAGCCGCTATCAATTAGATTTAATGCTATTTCAAAGAGCGCAAGCGGTGAACGTAACTTGCATTGATAATACTAAAGTTACGGGCGTGACAGGTAATCTCGCAGAAGGATTTACCGTGAATACTACTAAAGGAGAATTCTCTGGAAGATTAGTATTGGGAGCATTTGGTAAACGTTCTTCCCTCGATCGCACTCTGAATCGCGCATTTATCCAAAAGCGATCGCCTTGGGTTGCCTATAAAGGACATTTCACAGGTGTGGATATTGCTGACGTGATCGAGCTGCATAGTTTTCCTAATGGCTATTGTGGACTATCGCAAATCGAAACAGGGGAAATTAATGTTTGTTGGATTGCCCATGAACGGGTGATGAAAGAACCAACGCATCCAGAGTTAGATATTCCTGAATCCTTAGCCAAAAATCCTGTGCTCGCCGATCGCTTCCACAATATGCAAAGAGTTTCGCCATCGCTGCAAGGTTTAAGCCAGATTAGTTTTGCATTGAAAGAGAATTTCTATAACGACATCTGCATGATTGGCGATACGGCGGGAATGATCACGCCGCTTTGTGGCGATGGCATGGCGATGGCGTTGCGATCTGCCGAAATAGCAGTTCCCCTAGTTAGTCAGTTTCTGGAACATCAAATCACGGCGATCGCCTTTAAACAACAATATGCGATCGCATGGCGTAAAGAATTCCAAACCCGCTTGCAACTAGGGCGGATTATGCATAATTGCTTTGTTCAGCCACCACTGGCGAATGTGGGCGTGAGCCTATGTCAAATTGCTCCCGCTCTGGGAAATTGGATTATCGGCGCAACTCGCGGCAAACCCAATCCTCTAGTCAGTAATGACTTTGCCAGTAATGCGCTCTCCTAA
- a CDS encoding TerC family protein has product MFEQFLETNDFSFRPEVIPILGVLILLEAILSADNAIALAAIVRSLPDPKQEEWALRYGLIGAFVLRVVLIFTATWVIKYWQFELAGAVYLLWLSGKFFLEKAQEGHDAKHPVRMADKLWQVVALVSLTDLAFSLDSVTAAVAVAEETWLVLIGGVAGIITLRFLAGLFIKWLEEFTHLESAGYLIVLLVGLRLFIKVFSDSLVPPEWLMLTCIGLIFLWGFSKREPIDELESIAEQPK; this is encoded by the coding sequence ATGTTCGAGCAGTTTCTAGAGACGAATGATTTTTCTTTTCGACCAGAAGTCATTCCCATTTTGGGGGTACTAATTCTGCTAGAGGCAATTCTGTCGGCGGATAATGCGATCGCTCTAGCCGCGATCGTGCGGAGTTTGCCAGATCCTAAGCAAGAAGAATGGGCGCTACGCTATGGGTTGATCGGGGCTTTTGTGTTGCGGGTCGTGTTGATCTTTACGGCGACATGGGTAATTAAATATTGGCAATTTGAACTAGCTGGTGCTGTATATTTACTCTGGCTTTCGGGCAAATTCTTCTTAGAAAAAGCCCAAGAAGGGCATGACGCAAAACATCCAGTGCGGATGGCTGATAAATTATGGCAAGTTGTGGCTTTGGTGTCGCTGACAGACTTGGCTTTTTCGCTAGATAGTGTGACGGCGGCTGTGGCTGTGGCAGAAGAGACTTGGCTCGTACTTATTGGTGGTGTAGCGGGGATCATCACCTTACGTTTCTTAGCAGGATTATTTATCAAGTGGTTAGAAGAATTTACCCACCTTGAGTCCGCAGGTTACCTAATCGTGTTGCTGGTAGGTTTGCGCCTATTTATCAAAGTATTTTCTGATAGTCTAGTGCCGCCTGAATGGTTGATGCTGACTTGTATTGGACTAATTTTTCTCTGGGGATTTTCTAAGCGTGAGCCAATAGATGAGCTTGAATCGATCGCTGAGCAGCCCAAATAA
- a CDS encoding pentapeptide repeat-containing protein: MKSTAFTHTVTAIASALVTSVMTIGLASSVQAQNNEHFQALLEHRTCQRCELSGIAANGANLRESFLDVADLRKSMLSGATLAFSTMYYADFRGADLSNSDLRNTFLIHSDLIQTNLSGTNARNSRWKYADLTEANLQNANLIDIELVYAKLNGANLTNASLRNASLYGADLTGANLRGADLYRADLTNANVTNVDLSQANLCRATMPDGRISMQGCTQF, encoded by the coding sequence ATGAAGTCTACAGCCTTTACTCACACCGTGACTGCGATCGCTAGCGCTCTTGTGACTAGCGTTATGACTATTGGACTCGCATCGAGTGTACAAGCTCAAAATAATGAACATTTTCAAGCTCTTTTAGAACATCGCACTTGTCAGCGCTGCGAACTGAGCGGTATTGCGGCAAATGGAGCTAATTTGCGCGAATCATTCCTTGACGTTGCAGATCTACGAAAAAGTATGCTCTCTGGTGCAACTTTGGCTTTTAGCACCATGTACTATGCTGATTTTCGTGGTGCGGATCTCAGCAACTCGGATTTGCGAAATACTTTCTTGATTCATAGCGATTTGATCCAAACAAATTTGTCTGGGACAAATGCGCGGAATAGTCGCTGGAAATATGCTGATTTAACTGAAGCTAATTTGCAAAATGCCAATTTGATTGATATTGAATTGGTCTACGCTAAGCTCAATGGCGCAAATCTTACTAATGCCTCTTTGCGGAATGCGAGCCTCTATGGCGCAGATTTGACAGGCGCAAATCTCAGAGGTGCAGATTTGTATCGTGCTGACCTCACCAATGCGAATGTAACTAATGTAGATTTGAGTCAAGCGAATCTCTGTCGTGCAACGATGCCCGATGGCAGGATCTCGATGCAAGGTTGCACCCAATTTTAA
- a CDS encoding VOC family protein: MLDHMTFRVSDIACTKAFYSATLAPLGYSLSLEGSYDGMNILGFAHPDATEPDGKKVDVWFVDGSSPYGGASATTSCHLCWRAENREQVDAFYHAAIAAGGKDYGAPGLRPHYHPHYYGAFVIDIEGNNIEAVCHLPES, translated from the coding sequence ATGCTCGATCATATGACCTTTCGTGTGAGTGATATAGCTTGTACTAAAGCATTTTACAGCGCGACCTTGGCTCCATTGGGCTACAGCCTTAGTCTTGAGGGTAGTTACGACGGAATGAATATCCTAGGTTTTGCCCATCCAGATGCCACGGAGCCAGATGGCAAAAAGGTTGATGTATGGTTCGTGGACGGTTCCTCACCCTATGGAGGTGCTTCTGCTACGACTAGCTGTCATCTTTGCTGGAGGGCAGAGAACCGTGAGCAAGTTGATGCGTTTTATCACGCTGCTATTGCTGCTGGGGGCAAAGATTATGGTGCACCAGGTTTGCGCCCCCATTACCATCCACATTATTACGGTGCATTCGTCATTGACATAGAGGGCAACAACATTGAAGCAGTGTGTCATCTGCCAGAATCATGA